The following are encoded together in the Terriglobales bacterium genome:
- the secF gene encoding protein translocase subunit SecF: MEFFRNPNIDWLGKKWYFLGFSLMFSVAGVLSMLLWHGIPLGVDFRGGTDAYVKFVDTPNLDQIRGDLDRAGLKNARIQRYGEAGSNEVLIGLAEKETSEASLDKGKNTIIEALEKSSPASQAAANAGKRDLNNASSLTIQNFLMEKDPLRAGTDATQKYQAEAQKIVSFRDKAHGGVLRSIDDLRQAVDAKVVDALKDGFYLSGFGVRNVEIVGPQVGKQLQTQARWAILGSLAGMLVYLWFRFELIYGVAAVVAVFHDTLITVGAFSLTNKEISLTVIAAILTLVGYSMNDTIVIFDRIRENLKLLRREPLGDIVNRSINQTLSRTILTSGLTFLTVLSLYVFGGEVLHGFSFALVIGILIGTYSSVAVAAPMLVAYQEWRAKQGRRTLAPVASEPARKQKVRVKA; the protein is encoded by the coding sequence GTGGAGTTTTTTCGTAATCCGAACATCGACTGGTTAGGGAAGAAGTGGTACTTTCTCGGCTTCTCGCTGATGTTCAGCGTGGCGGGCGTGCTCAGCATGCTGTTGTGGCACGGCATTCCGCTGGGTGTTGACTTTCGCGGCGGCACCGACGCGTATGTGAAGTTCGTGGACACGCCGAACCTGGACCAGATCCGCGGCGACCTGGACCGCGCCGGGCTGAAGAACGCCCGCATCCAGCGCTACGGCGAAGCTGGCAGCAATGAGGTGCTGATCGGCCTGGCAGAGAAGGAAACCAGCGAGGCCTCGCTGGACAAGGGCAAGAACACCATCATCGAGGCGCTGGAGAAGAGTTCGCCGGCCTCGCAGGCCGCCGCCAACGCCGGCAAGCGAGACCTGAACAACGCCAGCTCGCTCACCATCCAGAATTTCCTGATGGAAAAAGACCCGCTGCGCGCCGGGACCGACGCGACGCAGAAATACCAGGCCGAAGCGCAGAAGATTGTGAGCTTCCGCGACAAGGCGCACGGGGGCGTGCTGCGCTCGATTGACGACCTGCGCCAGGCGGTGGATGCGAAAGTAGTGGACGCGCTGAAAGACGGCTTTTATCTTTCCGGCTTCGGCGTGCGCAACGTGGAGATCGTAGGGCCCCAGGTCGGCAAGCAACTGCAGACCCAGGCGCGCTGGGCGATCCTCGGATCGCTGGCGGGCATGCTGGTGTACCTGTGGTTCCGCTTCGAACTGATCTACGGCGTGGCGGCGGTGGTGGCCGTGTTCCACGACACGCTGATCACGGTGGGCGCGTTCTCGCTGACCAACAAGGAAATCAGCCTGACGGTGATTGCCGCCATCCTGACGCTGGTCGGCTACTCGATGAATGACACGATCGTGATCTTCGACCGCATTCGCGAGAACCTGAAGCTGCTGCGGCGCGAGCCGCTGGGCGACATCGTGAACCGGAGCATCAACCAGACGCTGAGCCGGACGATCCTGACCTCAGGCTTGACATTCCTGACGGTGCTCTCGTTGTATGTGTTCGGCGGGGAGGTCCTGCATGGGTTCTCCTTTGCCCTGGTAATCGGCATCTTAATCGGTACGTATTCGTCCGTCGCGGTCGCCGCGCCCATGCTGGTGGCTTACCAGGAGTGGCGCGCGAAGCAGGGACGCAGGACCCTGGCCCCGGTGGCCAGTGAACCGGCCCGGAAGCAGAAGGTCCGGGTAAAGGCATAA
- a CDS encoding PQQ-dependent sugar dehydrogenase — protein MRRLFPVLLFAIITTTACRSAEVDLNRLHLPPGFHISIFAETGAHPRLMAFSPGGVLLATSQSDGLVLAFPDPLHTGKAQRVVKVLEDLDVPHGIAFHNGKLYIAETNRVVRYDWDEASLKATNPQPILETPRSGMHSTRTIVFANGKLYVSIGSSENVTPEKDPRRASVMEFNEDGAGGHVFARGLRNAVGLAYNEKTGTVWAGDNGRDWLGDNLPPEEINDLGKTGGDFGWPYCYGDRVIDPANAAEGARRCPSTIPPKVKYQAHSAPLGIAFYYGSQFPAEYRNSLFVAFHGSWNRSVPTGYKVVRIPLPDGSTPGTPQDFITGWLKPGETKKGEWMGRPVGIAFDSQGSMYVTDDASGPIYKITYGK, from the coding sequence ATGCGACGACTCTTTCCCGTGCTGCTGTTCGCCATCATCACGACTACCGCGTGCCGCTCCGCCGAAGTCGATCTCAACCGCCTCCACCTCCCGCCCGGCTTCCACATCTCCATCTTTGCCGAGACCGGCGCGCATCCGCGCCTCATGGCCTTCAGCCCCGGCGGCGTGCTGCTGGCCACCTCGCAGAGCGACGGCCTGGTGCTGGCGTTCCCCGATCCCCTGCACACCGGCAAAGCGCAGCGCGTCGTGAAGGTCCTCGAAGACCTCGACGTGCCCCACGGCATCGCCTTCCACAACGGCAAGCTCTACATCGCGGAAACCAACCGCGTCGTCCGCTACGACTGGGACGAAGCCAGCCTGAAGGCCACCAACCCGCAGCCCATCCTGGAGACCCCGCGCAGCGGCATGCACTCCACCCGCACCATCGTCTTCGCCAACGGCAAGCTCTACGTCTCCATCGGCTCGTCGGAAAACGTCACGCCCGAAAAAGACCCGCGCCGCGCCAGCGTCATGGAGTTCAACGAAGACGGCGCCGGCGGACACGTCTTCGCCCGCGGCCTGCGCAACGCCGTCGGCCTCGCCTACAACGAGAAGACCGGCACCGTCTGGGCCGGCGACAACGGACGCGACTGGCTCGGCGACAACCTCCCTCCGGAAGAAATCAACGACCTGGGCAAGACCGGCGGCGACTTCGGCTGGCCCTACTGCTACGGCGACCGCGTCATCGATCCGGCCAACGCCGCCGAAGGCGCCAGGCGCTGCCCCTCCACCATTCCGCCGAAGGTGAAGTACCAGGCGCACTCGGCGCCGCTCGGCATCGCGTTCTACTACGGCTCGCAATTCCCCGCCGAATACCGCAACAGCCTCTTCGTCGCCTTCCACGGCTCGTGGAACCGCAGCGTCCCCACCGGATACAAAGTCGTCCGCATCCCGCTCCCCGATGGCTCCACGCCCGGCACGCCGCAGGACTTCATCACCGGCTGGCTCAAGCCCGGCGAAACCAAAAAGGGCGAATGGATGGGCCGGCCCGTGGGCATCGCCTTCGACAGCCAGGGCTCCATGTACGTCACCGACGACGCCAGCGGCCCCATCTACAAGATCACTTACGGTAAATAG
- a CDS encoding type II toxin-antitoxin system HicB family antitoxin, giving the protein MATVPQPPERPESFSIVFERETGGRWLAEVPELPGVMAYGATREDAEVAVTALALRVIADRTEESRKPPKAIKFQ; this is encoded by the coding sequence ATGGCCACCGTTCCGCAGCCACCGGAGAGACCGGAATCGTTCAGCATCGTTTTTGAACGCGAAACCGGCGGCCGATGGCTCGCCGAGGTCCCCGAACTGCCGGGAGTCATGGCCTATGGCGCGACCAGGGAGGACGCCGAAGTCGCGGTTACCGCGCTGGCATTGCGCGTGATTGCAGATCGCACCGAGGAGTCGAGAAAGCCTCCGAAAGCTATCAAGTTCCAGTGA
- a CDS encoding MotA/TolQ/ExbB proton channel family protein, translating to MTHAGTLALWMQGEGAVGWDPVSLWKQMGWLARIVVIILFIMSGWSIGVMIDRWMAFSAARKQSRAFAPAVAGALREGKIDEAIRVAERNKKSHLAKVVTAGLQEFRAHSDSSDIPGETIEASKRALERAEAIVHAELKRGLGGLATIGSTAPFVGLFGTVVGILNAFREISNQKATGLGAVAGGISEALVTTAIGLFVAIPAVMMFNYFTNRVEAFDVEMDNSSSELIDYFLKRRGAARRP from the coding sequence ATGACGCATGCCGGGACCCTGGCGCTCTGGATGCAGGGAGAGGGCGCGGTTGGATGGGACCCGGTTTCATTGTGGAAGCAGATGGGGTGGCTGGCCCGGATCGTGGTCATCATCCTGTTCATCATGTCGGGCTGGTCGATCGGGGTGATGATTGACCGCTGGATGGCGTTCAGCGCCGCCCGCAAGCAGTCGCGCGCCTTCGCGCCGGCGGTGGCGGGAGCGCTGCGCGAAGGCAAGATCGATGAGGCGATCCGCGTAGCCGAGCGCAACAAGAAGAGCCACCTGGCGAAGGTCGTGACCGCGGGATTGCAGGAATTCCGGGCGCACTCGGATTCCTCGGACATTCCGGGCGAGACGATTGAAGCCTCCAAGCGCGCGCTGGAGCGCGCCGAAGCCATCGTTCACGCCGAGCTGAAGCGCGGCCTGGGCGGGTTGGCGACCATCGGATCGACGGCGCCGTTCGTGGGCCTGTTCGGCACGGTGGTGGGCATTCTGAACGCATTCCGCGAAATCTCGAACCAGAAGGCAACCGGACTGGGCGCGGTGGCGGGCGGCATTTCCGAAGCGCTGGTGACGACGGCCATCGGGCTGTTCGTGGCCATTCCCGCGGTGATGATGTTCAACTACTTCACCAACCGCGTGGAAGCGTTCGACGTGGAGATGGACAACTCGTCGAGCGAGCTGATCGATTACTTCCTGAAGCGGCGGGGCGCAGCGCGCCGACCGTAG
- a CDS encoding type II toxin-antitoxin system HicA family toxin, whose amino-acid sequence MNSLPGSKARRVYQALLRIGWRRKPGKGGSHVQREREGYREFTWAWHDSVETGPIALKKIAKYTGLKPKDL is encoded by the coding sequence GTGAATTCGTTGCCGGGCAGCAAAGCACGGCGTGTTTACCAAGCCTTGCTGCGCATCGGGTGGCGTCGCAAACCTGGCAAAGGCGGATCGCACGTTCAGCGTGAGCGCGAAGGATATCGGGAGTTCACGTGGGCGTGGCACGACTCGGTGGAGACCGGTCCGATTGCCCTGAAGAAAATCGCGAAGTACACGGGACTGAAACCGAAAGACCTGTGA
- a CDS encoding deoxyguanosinetriphosphate triphosphohydrolase: protein MLAPYAVRAEDSRGRRHAEPPHPYRDAFQRDRDRVIHARAFRRLENKTQVFTRRYSDHFRNRLTHTIEVAQIARTVAAQLGLNEDLVEALALAHDIGHPPFGHAGEKALDAEMRAHGLSFDHNLHALRTVESFEQRYAEFSGLNLTFELREGIIKHSRDWSAGEFPELAEYLLDERPPLEAQLIDLADEIAYNTADIDDGMEARILKLEQVRERVELFAGFYDEAGRKHPSAPEKLRFNDALKRMLDRLVTDLIENTRARIASAGVKSVEDVRANPQRLAAFSDAVERQRAQAKAFLYEALYYSPDLKPEKEHADRVISELFAHWMQKPEDLPRSYQEKARQEPLARVVCDYIAGMTDNFILEQHRRVTG, encoded by the coding sequence ATGCTGGCGCCTTACGCGGTACGCGCCGAGGACTCGCGCGGACGACGGCACGCTGAGCCGCCGCATCCGTATCGCGACGCCTTCCAGCGCGACCGCGACCGGGTGATCCATGCGCGCGCGTTTCGCCGGCTGGAGAACAAGACGCAGGTCTTCACGCGGCGCTACTCCGACCACTTCCGCAACCGGCTCACGCACACCATCGAGGTGGCGCAGATCGCGCGCACCGTGGCGGCCCAGCTCGGGCTGAACGAAGACCTGGTGGAAGCGCTGGCGCTGGCGCACGACATTGGGCATCCGCCGTTCGGACACGCGGGTGAGAAGGCGCTGGACGCCGAAATGCGCGCGCACGGTCTGAGCTTCGACCACAACCTGCACGCCCTGCGCACGGTGGAGAGCTTCGAGCAGCGCTACGCCGAGTTTTCCGGACTGAACCTGACGTTCGAGCTGCGCGAAGGCATCATCAAGCACTCGCGCGACTGGAGCGCGGGCGAGTTTCCCGAGCTGGCGGAGTACCTGCTGGACGAGCGGCCACCGCTGGAGGCGCAGCTGATCGACCTGGCCGACGAGATCGCCTACAACACGGCCGATATCGACGACGGGATGGAAGCGCGCATTCTCAAGCTGGAGCAGGTGCGGGAGCGGGTGGAGCTTTTCGCGGGCTTCTACGACGAGGCGGGACGGAAACATCCTTCAGCTCCGGAGAAGCTGCGCTTCAACGATGCGCTGAAGCGCATGCTCGACCGCTTGGTGACCGACCTGATCGAGAACACGCGGGCGCGCATCGCGTCGGCCGGCGTGAAGAGCGTGGAAGACGTGCGCGCGAATCCGCAGCGACTGGCGGCGTTCAGCGATGCGGTGGAGCGGCAGCGCGCGCAGGCGAAGGCGTTTCTGTACGAGGCGCTCTATTACAGTCCTGATCTCAAGCCGGAGAAGGAGCACGCCGATCGGGTGATCTCAGAGCTGTTCGCGCACTGGATGCAGAAACCCGAAGACCTGCCGCGCAGCTACCAGGAGAAAGCGCGACAGGAACCTCTGGCGCGCGTGGTGTGCGACTACATCGCGGGGATGACCGACAACTTTATTTTGGAGCAGCACCGAAGGGTGACGGGGTAA
- a CDS encoding BrnA antitoxin family protein: protein MRFEWDERKRALNLKKHGIDFADNAIRIAPRKKQVTLRVDADVLEFFRKRGKGYQTAINLLLRRYMDAQKKRAS, encoded by the coding sequence GTGCGATTTGAATGGGACGAGCGCAAGCGCGCTCTCAATCTCAAGAAGCACGGAATTGACTTCGCGGATAACGCGATCCGAATCGCGCCACGCAAGAAACAAGTCACCCTTCGAGTCGACGCAGACGTTCTGGAGTTCTTCCGCAAGCGCGGCAAGGGTTATCAGACCGCAATCAACCTGTTGCTTCGGCGCTATATGGATGCTCAAAAGAAACGTGCCAGCTAG
- a CDS encoding TonB family protein — protein MFEDSLIESGGRLKTKRGWTTIFSFAFQTGLIIILILIPLIYTEALPKQQLMTFLVAPPPPPPPPPPPAATPVKVVKIVQTEIENGQLRTPTKIPQKIQMIKEEEAPPPVSGVAGVVGGVPGGVPGGQMGGVIGGIISSAPVAVPKVATPQRVRVSQGVTTGNLIHDVKPIYPAIAKAARVQGAVVLQAIISKQGTIEGLRVASGHPMLVQAALDAVKQWRYKPYILNGEPVEVETQITVNFTLSGG, from the coding sequence ATGTTTGAAGACAGCCTTATTGAATCCGGCGGCCGGCTAAAAACGAAGCGGGGCTGGACGACGATTTTCTCGTTCGCCTTCCAGACCGGGCTGATCATCATCCTGATTTTGATCCCGCTGATTTATACCGAGGCGCTGCCGAAGCAGCAGCTCATGACGTTCCTGGTGGCCCCGCCACCGCCACCTCCGCCACCGCCGCCTCCGGCGGCCACTCCGGTGAAGGTGGTCAAGATCGTCCAGACGGAAATTGAAAACGGGCAGCTCCGCACACCCACCAAGATTCCCCAGAAGATCCAGATGATCAAGGAAGAGGAAGCGCCGCCGCCGGTTTCCGGGGTGGCGGGCGTGGTGGGCGGCGTGCCCGGCGGCGTGCCGGGCGGGCAGATGGGCGGCGTCATTGGCGGCATCATCAGCTCCGCGCCGGTGGCGGTGCCGAAGGTGGCGACACCGCAGCGGGTGCGCGTCTCGCAGGGCGTGACCACGGGCAACCTGATCCACGACGTGAAGCCGATTTATCCGGCGATCGCCAAGGCGGCGCGCGTGCAGGGCGCAGTGGTGCTGCAAGCCATCATCAGCAAGCAGGGCACGATCGAAGGCCTGAGGGTGGCCAGCGGACACCCGATGCTGGTGCAGGCGGCGCTCGATGCGGTGAAGCAGTGGCGCTACAAGCCGTACATCCTGAACGGCGAACCGGTCGAGGTGGAGACGCAGATTACGGTGAACTTCACGCTCTCGGGCGGCTAA
- the secD gene encoding protein translocase subunit SecD encodes MKKNLLGKTILIGAVLLVFLFGIVGIPKGVSGGALLAGITDRIHLGLDLKGGTHLILQVQVADAVNAESDRVVERLKDQLKRAGVTYSDISKPDAASAPDKVVIRGVPPDATSQVRNLVSEQLPEWDLASGAENTWTLSMKAQSLAALKNQAVQQAIETIRNRIDQLGVSEPIIQEHGLGDYQILVQLPGVDDPGRVKEIMQSTAMLEIRQSFGGPYASEQEALAAHNGSIPPDQVLMKGRNFRSGGGDQPAEAFYLISRSSAVAGRDLRDASSSRDENGRPAVHFNLTGDGGRRFAAFTGSHVGDQLAVVLDNKVQEVATIQETIHDSGQITGIGDEQRAKDVAMVLRSGALPAGIRYLEERTVGPSLGADSIRQGVRAAIIGMAAVLIFMLVYYRGAGINANVGLILNLIILLGFLGFTGATLTLPGIAGVILTVGMGVDSNVLIFERIREELRAGKSAAAAIDQGFKHAWVTIVDTHVTTIVSAFILFVFGTGPVRGFAVTLTFGLLANLFTAVFVSRVIFDAVLNRKQPGEALSI; translated from the coding sequence ATGAAGAAGAACCTACTCGGCAAAACGATACTGATTGGCGCGGTGCTGCTGGTGTTCCTGTTCGGCATCGTTGGGATACCGAAGGGCGTGAGCGGCGGCGCGCTGCTGGCCGGGATTACCGACCGCATTCATCTCGGGCTCGACCTGAAGGGTGGCACGCACCTGATCCTGCAAGTGCAGGTTGCCGACGCGGTCAACGCCGAATCCGACCGCGTGGTGGAGCGCCTGAAGGACCAACTGAAGCGCGCCGGCGTTACCTACAGCGACATCAGCAAGCCCGACGCGGCGAGCGCGCCCGACAAAGTGGTGATCCGCGGAGTTCCGCCCGACGCGACCAGCCAGGTGCGCAACCTGGTGAGTGAGCAGCTTCCCGAGTGGGACCTGGCTTCCGGGGCCGAGAACACGTGGACGCTCTCGATGAAGGCGCAGTCGCTGGCCGCGCTGAAGAACCAGGCGGTGCAGCAGGCGATCGAGACCATCCGCAACCGCATTGACCAATTGGGCGTGAGCGAGCCGATCATCCAGGAGCACGGCCTGGGCGATTACCAGATTCTTGTTCAGCTCCCCGGCGTCGACGATCCGGGGCGGGTGAAAGAGATCATGCAGTCCACCGCCATGCTGGAAATCCGGCAGTCGTTTGGCGGGCCGTACGCGAGCGAGCAGGAAGCGCTGGCGGCGCACAACGGGTCGATCCCACCTGACCAGGTGCTGATGAAGGGGCGGAACTTCCGCTCGGGTGGCGGGGACCAGCCGGCCGAGGCCTTCTACCTGATTTCGCGCAGCTCGGCCGTGGCGGGGCGCGACCTGCGGGACGCTTCGTCATCGCGGGATGAGAACGGGCGTCCGGCGGTGCACTTCAACCTGACCGGCGACGGCGGACGCCGCTTCGCGGCCTTCACCGGGTCGCACGTGGGCGACCAGCTCGCGGTGGTGCTCGACAACAAAGTGCAGGAAGTGGCGACCATCCAGGAAACGATTCACGACAGCGGCCAGATCACCGGCATTGGCGACGAGCAGCGCGCGAAAGACGTGGCCATGGTGCTGCGCTCGGGGGCGCTGCCGGCCGGCATCCGGTACCTGGAGGAGCGCACGGTGGGGCCGTCGCTGGGCGCCGATTCGATCCGGCAGGGCGTGCGCGCGGCCATCATCGGCATGGCGGCGGTGCTGATCTTCATGCTGGTGTACTACCGCGGCGCGGGCATCAACGCCAACGTCGGGCTGATTTTGAACCTGATCATCCTGCTGGGCTTCCTCGGCTTCACCGGGGCTACGCTCACGCTGCCGGGCATTGCCGGCGTGATCCTGACGGTCGGCATGGGCGTGGATTCCAACGTGCTGATTTTCGAGCGCATCCGGGAGGAGCTGCGCGCGGGCAAGTCGGCTGCGGCGGCGATCGACCAGGGCTTCAAGCACGCCTGGGTGACGATCGTGGATACGCACGTCACCACGATTGTTTCGGCATTCATTCTGTTCGTGTTCGGCACCGGGCCGGTGCGCGGCTTTGCGGTCACGCTGACCTTCGGCCTGCTGGCGAACCTGTTTACGGCTGTGTTCGTTTCGCGCGTGATCTTCGATGCGGTGCTGAACCGCAAGCAGCCGGGCGAAGCGCTGAGCATTTAG
- the yajC gene encoding preprotein translocase subunit YajC yields MTVFSSAGVLLQAPGGSGGILMWLPLVFIFGVFYFLLILPQQRRQRKWQEMLNALKTGDKVVTSGGLRGTIIAIKEDAVQLRVPPDNLRLEVTRSSVVQVAEEKS; encoded by the coding sequence ATGACAGTCTTCAGCAGCGCAGGCGTCCTCCTGCAGGCGCCGGGCGGCAGCGGGGGCATCCTGATGTGGCTGCCCCTGGTGTTCATTTTCGGTGTCTTTTACTTTCTGCTGATCCTGCCGCAGCAGCGGCGCCAGCGGAAGTGGCAGGAGATGCTGAACGCGCTGAAGACGGGCGACAAAGTGGTGACCAGCGGCGGCCTGCGCGGCACCATCATCGCCATCAAGGAGGACGCGGTGCAGTTGCGCGTGCCGCCCGACAACCTGCGGCTGGAAGTGACGCGGTCGTCGGTGGTGCAGGTGGCGGAAGAAAAAAGTTGA
- the tgt gene encoding tRNA guanosine(34) transglycosylase Tgt: MSLRFDILARSGAARRGRLCLPHGTVETPVFMPVGTLATVKSVPQDVLEELGVEILLSNTYHLYLRPGVEQVRQLGGLHQFMSWPRPILTDSGGFQVFSLSDLRKISEDGVEFRSHLDGASCFLGPESATAAQIALGADIIMAFDECTEYPAERERARESMELSARWAGRCRAYFEAHKHEAPWVEVPSAECRVPSETAGLQSLFGIVQGGVFPDLRKESAERTIEIGFDGYAIGGLSVGEPREMTREVVAATVPLLPEDKPRYLMGVGTPEEIVQYAQMGIDMMDCVLPTRAARHGLLFTSEGRITIKNARYAADDGPLDPRCGCKVCARYSRAYLRHLYATNESLAGVLNTAHNLAYYLGVMRGVRERIEQGASVAR, from the coding sequence GTGTCCCTCCGCTTCGATATCCTTGCCCGCTCCGGCGCTGCGCGCCGCGGGCGGCTGTGCTTGCCGCACGGCACGGTGGAGACGCCTGTCTTCATGCCGGTGGGGACGCTGGCGACGGTGAAGAGCGTGCCGCAGGATGTGCTCGAGGAGCTGGGCGTCGAGATCCTTCTGAGCAATACCTATCATCTCTATTTGAGGCCGGGCGTGGAGCAGGTGCGGCAACTGGGCGGGCTGCACCAGTTCATGAGCTGGCCGCGGCCCATCCTGACCGATTCGGGCGGGTTCCAGGTGTTCAGCCTGAGCGACTTGCGCAAGATCAGCGAAGACGGCGTGGAGTTCCGCTCGCACCTGGACGGCGCGTCGTGTTTTCTGGGACCGGAGAGCGCGACGGCGGCGCAGATCGCGCTGGGCGCCGACATCATCATGGCGTTCGACGAGTGCACCGAGTATCCGGCGGAGCGGGAACGGGCGCGGGAGAGCATGGAGTTGAGCGCGCGCTGGGCGGGGAGGTGCCGGGCGTATTTCGAGGCGCACAAGCACGAGGCGCCTTGGGTAGAAGTGCCAAGTGCCGAGTGCCGAGTACCGAGTGAAACCGCCGGACTGCAATCGTTGTTTGGCATCGTGCAAGGCGGCGTCTTCCCCGATCTGCGGAAAGAATCAGCCGAGCGCACGATCGAGATCGGTTTCGATGGCTATGCGATCGGCGGGTTGAGCGTGGGCGAGCCGCGCGAGATGACACGCGAGGTGGTGGCGGCGACCGTGCCGCTGCTTCCTGAAGACAAGCCGCGCTACCTGATGGGCGTGGGCACTCCGGAAGAAATTGTGCAGTACGCCCAGATGGGGATTGACATGATGGACTGCGTGCTGCCCACGCGGGCGGCGCGGCACGGGCTGCTGTTCACCAGCGAGGGGCGCATCACGATCAAGAATGCGCGCTACGCGGCGGACGACGGGCCGCTCGATCCGCGGTGCGGGTGCAAGGTGTGCGCGCGCTATTCGCGGGCGTATCTGCGGCACTTGTATGCGACGAACGAGTCGCTGGCGGGGGTGCTGAACACGGCGCACAACCTGGCGTATTACCTGGGCGTGATGCGCGGGGTAAGGGAGCGGATTGAGCAGGGAGCTTCGGTGGCGCGGTGA